Sequence from the Egibacter rhizosphaerae genome:
CGCGTTCAAGTCGTCGCTGCGCAAGCGGCGCTGCCTCATCCCCGCCGACGCCTTCTACGAGTGGCAGCGGCGTGAGAACGGCGGCAAGCGGCCCTACCTGATCTACCGTGCGGACGAGGCACCCCTCACCTTCGCCGGGCTGTGGTCGGTCTGGCGGGACCCGAACGATCCCGAGGGCGAGTTCCTGCACACCTGCACTGTCCTCACGACCAGCGCCAACGAGACGATGCGGGAGCTTCACGACCGCATGCCGGTCATCCTCGAGCCGGCCTCGTGGGATCGCTGGCTCGACCGCGACCTCACCGATCCCGACGGCGTTCGCGACCTGCTCGCTCCCGCCGATGACCGCCTGCTCGCGATGCACCCGGTCAGCACCGAGGTGAACAACCCCAGGAACAACCATCCGGGGCTGCTCGAGCCGGTCGACCCCGGGGACCCGGTCCAGGCC
This genomic interval carries:
- a CDS encoding SOS response-associated peptidase, with translation MCGRFVAATDPDGLTRFLMIDERQAPDDEPNYNVAPTQSVCAAAEHDDRRHLVTFRWGLVPSWAKDPKIGNRMINARAESAAEKNAFKSSLRKRRCLIPADAFYEWQRRENGGKRPYLIYRADEAPLTFAGLWSVWRDPNDPEGEFLHTCTVLTTSANETMRELHDRMPVILEPASWDRWLDRDLTDPDGVRDLLAPADDRLLAMHPVSTEVNNPRNNHPGLLEPVDPGDPVQADASA